One Variibacter gotjawalensis genomic window, ATGGTTTGCGGCAGGAAACCGACCGTATTCGTGTGACGGTGATTTCGCCTGGCACGACGACATCGGAACTCGCCGAAACGATCACCGACGCGACAGCACGCGACGCAATGGTCGCGTATCGATCGATCTGCATTCCGGCGGAAGCCATCGCGCAGAGTATCGTCTATGCGATCGCGCAGCCGGATTCCGTCGACGTGTCGGAAATCATCGTGCGGCCGACCGCAAGCCCGCATTAGCAAGAATAGGAGAGTTCATCATGACGTCTTTGTTGCCATTGGCTTTCGCCGCGATCGCCTTGAGTGCCGCGCCGGCGCTCGCGCAATCGGCCAACGATGACCGGCTTCGCAAAGGCGATGCCGTCATTCGCTCGCTGAATAAGGGGCAGCCGCAGCCCGCGCTTGAAGCTATGCGTCGCGATTTCCCGTTTTTGGCGGAGGCGACCGAGGGTTATGCCTTGGGTGAGGTATGGTCACGCTCGCAGCTCGATCCGAAGACGCGTCAGATGGCCGCCGTCGCCGCGTTCGCGGCACTCGGCAATACGGCGTTCATGAAGATCCACGCGGGTTACGCGCTCAACCTCGGCGTCACCGAAGACGAGCTGAAAGAAATTGTCTATCTGACCACCGTGCATGCCGGTTTTCCGCGCGCGATCGACGCAGCACGCACGTTGTCGGAGCTATTTGCTGAGCGGAAAGCAAAGCCGCAGTGACTGCGTTATAGACCGAGGTCGGACAAACTCGCGTGCTCGTCCGGGCGGCGGCCGAGCGGCCAATGGAACTTGCGATCGGCGTCCGTGATCGGCATATCGTTGATCGATGCGAAGCGGCGCTGCATCAATCCGGCCTCGTCGAACTCCCAGTTCTCGTTGCCGTAGGAGCGGAACCACTGGCCGCTGTCGTCGTGCCATTCGTAAGCGAAGCGCACCGCGATGCGATTTGCGCCGAATGTCCAAAGTTCCTTGATGAGCCGATAGTCGAGTTCCTTCGCCCACTTGCGGGTGAGGAACGCGACGATCTCCTCGCGTCCGACCGGAAACTCGACGCGGTTCCGCCAGCGGCTCTGCGGCGTATAGACCTTAGAGACGCGCTCCGGGTCGCGCGAGTTCCAGCCATCCTCGGCCATGCGGACCTTTGCCGTCGCTGTCTCCAGCGTGAACGGCGGCACCAGTGCGGTCATGTTCTCTCCCTAGGCCGACTTTGCGACCTGCTCGCTCGCCGCAATTGTCGCGGCGTTGAAGCGCACAGCTTGCCGCTTCTCGATCGCGTCCGCAACGAAACCAGCGTCGCGGCCGACGCCGACGAACCGCCCCGAGCCCCACGTGTGCAGCCACGGCAGGCCGAGAACGTAAACGTCGTCGACCGTCGTGACGCCACGCTTGTGAGTCGGATAGCCGGAGCCGTCGAACAACGGCAGATCGATCCACGACCAATCGGAACGGAACCCAGTTGTCCAGATGATGCTCGTGATTCCAGCCGCTGTGGGATCGAGCGTGTGCACGGGCGCTTCCGGCTTCCACACCGGTGCGTAATGTGTTTGCTTCGGCGCGTCGATGGCATTGCGTGCAATGTGATCGTCGATGAGCTTGCAGATGCCGTTGTAGACACGATCCGCATTGTCGAGGTTGGTCGTAAGATCGTCCGCGAACTTGAGTGCGCCGTTCTCGACATCATGAAGGCGTCCGTAGAGCCGCATGCCTTCTGCCGCGAAGCGCCGCAGGTCGATATCCCGCCCGCCGTCGCGTCCCGTGAGGTAGTGGTTCGCGTTCTTCCGCACCTTCTCCTTCAGCGAGTGTTGCTCGACCGGCAAGTCATATTGGCCAAGATCGTCGAGCCACTCGACGGCATCCCGCCCGCGATAGACACGCGGGCAGCGCGGCGCGCTTCCGACAGCGAGATGTACCTTGCGGCCCGAGAGATGGAGATCCTCCGCGATCTGACATCCGGACTGCCCACTGCCGACGACAAGCACTTCGCCCTCCGGCAGCTGGCCTGGATTTCGGTACGCTGATGAGTGGACCTGCACGATCGCCGGCGACAGCTTTTCGGAGATGCGCGGGACATTCGGGATGTGATAGCCGCTGACCGCGAGGACGACGCTATCGGCGGTAAATTCACCGTCGCTGCTGTCGAGCTGATAACCGCCCGCCGGATCGGCGGCGAGGCGCGTCACGCGCACGCCTTCGCGCACCGGGGCGCCGATCTGCTTCGCATAGCTTTCGACGTAGGCGACGATGTCGTCGCGCAACATGAAGCCTTTCGGGTCGCTGCCCGGATAGGCATAGCCCGGCAATTGACACTGCCAGTTCGGCGTGACGAGGCAGAACGCATCCCAACGCTGCGTCTTCCACGAATGCGCGATCGAGTTTTTCTCGAGGACGATGTGATCGATCTCGCGCTGCTTGAGTTGATAGCTCATCGCAAGACCCGCTTGACCGCCGCCGATGATCACGACTGGAAAGTGTCGTCCGGACACGTTTCGCATGGTGCCTCCTATTCCTGAAATGCGATGACCGTGACGCTGCTTGGTTGCGTCTTGAAACCACTTGCTCGCCGTTCGATGGTCGCGAGCGTTGCGGCCGCGCGCGAGCAAGCAAAGCCGTATTTCTCGCGCACGCGCTCGCTTGCGATTGTCAGTGCTTGGCGCGCGCGGCTGGTGAAATCGTCGATCGTGTAGGCCTCGCCCGGCACGAAGAAGTCCTTCATGACAAGCGACGGCGAATAGCAAGCTTCCTCCGTGCCGTCGGGCCAGCAAACGATGACGTGCATCTCAGGCATAAGCCGGCTCCGCTATCGCTGCGTAGACCGGGAGATGCGCGCGTGCCGTGACCGCCCAGCCGTGTCGTTGCGCGACCGCATATCCATTGGCGATCAGCCCATCGCGCGCCGGCGTAAGCGCGTGCTGGATGGCGTTGGTGATGGATGAGACGTCGTAAGGATCGCACCACGCTGCGTCGTTCTCGCCGAGATACCCCGTGAACGGCGCGATGCGCGGTACGACGACAGGTGTTCCGCTCGCCAGCGCTTCGAGGACGACGAGACCGAACCCTTCTTTCACGGACGCAAAGACGAGGACGTCCGCCAGACGATAGAGCGCAGCCATCTCGGCATCGCTCATCACGCCGGGGAGAATGAGGCTTCCGGCGGGCAGAGCTGCTTCGTCCAGTGCGCTTTGGAACGCACGATTATAGGCCGAGTGATCCAACACCGAGGCGCCGCCCGCGATGACGAGTTGCGCGTCTGGGTGGGTTGCGCGAAGACCCACGAAGGCTCGCAGAATACGGATTGAGTTTTTGCGCTCCTCGACACCACCGACGCAGAGCAAGATAGGTCCACGACCGAGCCTCAGCCGCGCCCGAAGCGCAGCGTCCGTCACGCTCGGATTGGGACTGAAGCGGCCAAGATCGACACCGTTGCCGACAACCGTCGCAGCGCGCCCGTAGTCGCGTTGGAGTGCATCCGCCCACGTCGGGCTAACGACAAACAACGCATCTGCCGCGGTGATCGAGTGCTCCTGGCGTTTTTGAACGCGTGGGTCTCTGAAGACGTCGAGGTGATGGACGGTGCGCAAGAAGCTCCGAATCATACCGCGCTCTTTCAGCGTCGCCAGCGCGTTTGCGCCGATGCCGTCATGCGCGTGAAAGACGTCGAAGGCGT contains:
- a CDS encoding carboxymuconolactone decarboxylase family protein; translated protein: MTSLLPLAFAAIALSAAPALAQSANDDRLRKGDAVIRSLNKGQPQPALEAMRRDFPFLAEATEGYALGEVWSRSQLDPKTRQMAAVAAFAALGNTAFMKIHAGYALNLGVTEDELKEIVYLTTVHAGFPRAIDAARTLSELFAERKAKPQ
- a CDS encoding DUF1348 family protein, whose protein sequence is MTALVPPFTLETATAKVRMAEDGWNSRDPERVSKVYTPQSRWRNRVEFPVGREEIVAFLTRKWAKELDYRLIKELWTFGANRIAVRFAYEWHDDSGQWFRSYGNENWEFDEAGLMQRRFASINDMPITDADRKFHWPLGRRPDEHASLSDLGL
- a CDS encoding MSMEG_0569 family flavin-dependent oxidoreductase; the protein is MRNVSGRHFPVVIIGGGQAGLAMSYQLKQREIDHIVLEKNSIAHSWKTQRWDAFCLVTPNWQCQLPGYAYPGSDPKGFMLRDDIVAYVESYAKQIGAPVREGVRVTRLAADPAGGYQLDSSDGEFTADSVVLAVSGYHIPNVPRISEKLSPAIVQVHSSAYRNPGQLPEGEVLVVGSGQSGCQIAEDLHLSGRKVHLAVGSAPRCPRVYRGRDAVEWLDDLGQYDLPVEQHSLKEKVRKNANHYLTGRDGGRDIDLRRFAAEGMRLYGRLHDVENGALKFADDLTTNLDNADRVYNGICKLIDDHIARNAIDAPKQTHYAPVWKPEAPVHTLDPTAAGITSIIWTTGFRSDWSWIDLPLFDGSGYPTHKRGVTTVDDVYVLGLPWLHTWGSGRFVGVGRDAGFVADAIEKRQAVRFNAATIAASEQVAKSA
- a CDS encoding MSMEG_0570 family nitrogen starvation response protein; protein product: MPEMHVIVCWPDGTEEACYSPSLVMKDFFVPGEAYTIDDFTSRARQALTIASERVREKYGFACSRAAATLATIERRASGFKTQPSSVTVIAFQE
- a CDS encoding MSMEG_0565 family glycosyltransferase, producing the protein MSRPLRIAMLTHSTNPRGGVVHALQLADALCGLGHEVAVHAPDPAQRGFFRQGRAKNISVEAAPAPHNVGDMVEQRIAEYVEHFSRTAHAFDVFHAHDGIGANALATLKERGMIRSFLRTVHHLDVFRDPRVQKRQEHSITAADALFVVSPTWADALQRDYGRAATVVGNGVDLGRFSPNPSVTDAALRARLRLGRGPILLCVGGVEERKNSIRILRAFVGLRATHPDAQLVIAGGASVLDHSAYNRAFQSALDEAALPAGSLILPGVMSDAEMAALYRLADVLVFASVKEGFGLVVLEALASGTPVVVPRIAPFTGYLGENDAAWCDPYDVSSITNAIQHALTPARDGLIANGYAVAQRHGWAVTARAHLPVYAAIAEPAYA